A single genomic interval of Helianthus annuus cultivar XRQ/B chromosome 13, HanXRQr2.0-SUNRISE, whole genome shotgun sequence harbors:
- the LOC110900298 gene encoding ankyrin repeat and zinc finger domain-containing protein 1 isoform X3, which produces MEFTSGDRAAVTHSDEHKRRHCSSIFKLPSNFTSSFRFIELLSSSSHQIETTSEKNFTIHTERWTCNTCNYSFDSLHDQRSHFKSDFHRFNIKLSIAGKDTIKEDDHDIISSISGSEDKDNRESGGHDDLSKGLMVSTKQKVSIRLPNGESISFWKCLLLGDNEKIRFEHDLSGPIKDDDTPFVTVREVIEKMLSVINEPRNNTCLRVILLASAGRFAGCVFDGNTVVTHKTFHRYVVRAKAGKKQSAEDAGGNIAHSAGASIRRHNELALTKDIRELLTAWKPYFDLSTAIFIHAPSHNRKQLFNGENPCFRCQKHVIRHIPLTVQRPTFKEAQRLYKILTRISTEPDEEISPVIKEDSTSTLVTENTNNNLEIENLLEDDLVKNVQRVHMSLPLHEAAKAGNAEKVLELLEQGSDPCVIDERGRTAYRLAAGKEVRNTFRHFMALNPDTWDWQAAKVPSPLTKEMEESQNVKQEGVPSSHQGTRWISSRVAGALVLVFGSLVMIAFGQMVKGRNHKERKMIKWR; this is translated from the exons ATGGAGTTTACTTCCGGCGACCGTGCCGCCGTTACCCATTCAGACGAACATAAACGACGGCACTGTTCTTCTATTTTCAAACTCCCGTCAAACTTCACGAGTTCCTTCCGTTTCATTGAATTGCTTTCATCTTCTTCCCACCAAATCGAAACGACGTCGGAGAAGAATTTTACTATTCATACCGAGAGGTGGACGTGTAACACCTGTAATTACAGTTTTGATTCCCTTCATGACCAGCGGTCTCACTTCAAATCAGATTTTCATAGATTCAAT ATAAAGCTAAGTATTGCAGGGAAGGATACTATCAAGGAGGATGATCATGATATTATATCAAGTATATCAGGTTCAGAAGACAAAGATAACAGAGAATCTGGTGGCCATGATGATTTAAGTAAGGGATTGATGGTGAGtacaaaacagaaagtttctATACGTCTGCCAAATGGAGAATCAATTTCATTCTGGAAGTGCTTGCTTTTAGGTGACAATGAGAAAATTCGCTTTGAACATGATTTATCTGGACCCATAAAGGATGACGATACGCCGTTTGTGACAGTGAGGGAAGTGATTGAGAAAATGCTCAGTGTGATCAATGAGCCTAGAAACAATACATGTTTGAGAGTTATCTTGCTTGCTAGCGCTGGTCGTTTTGCTGGTTGTGTCTTTGATGGAAACACTGTTGTCACCCACAAAACATTTCACAG ATATGTAGTAAGGGCAAAAGCTGGTAAGAAGCAATCGGCAGAAGATGCTGGTGGCAATATTGCACATTCTGCAGGAGCTTCAATTCGACGGCACAATGAACTTGCTTTAACCAAG GATATCCGCGAACTACTCACTGCATGGAAGCCGTATTTTGATCTATCTACTGCTATTTTCATTCATGCTCCTTCACACAACCGAAAACAGCTATTTAATGGTGAAAATCCATGCTTTAGATGCCAGAAACATGTTATCAGACACATCCCATTAACAGTTCAAAGGCCAACATTCAAAGAAGCTCAACGGTTATATAAAATATTGACACGAATCTCCACTGAACCAGATGAAGAAATATCACCTGTTATCAAAGAAGATTCAACAAGTACACTTGTCACAGAAAACACAAATAATAACCTGGAAATTGAGAATCTTTTAGAAgatgatcttgttaaaaatgtGCAAAGAGTGCATATGTCATTGCCTTTACATGAAGCAGCAAAAGCTGGAAATGCAGAGAAAGTTCTGGAACTACTAGAACAAGGTTCTGATCCTTGTGTTATAGATGAAAGGGGACGGACTGCTTATAGGCTTGCAGCTGGTAAAGAAGTAAGGAATACGTTTAGACATTTTATGGCGTTGAACCCGGATACGTGGGATTGGCAAGCTGCCAAAGTTCCCAGCCCGTTAACAAAAGAAATGGAAGAATCTCAGAACGTAAAGCAG GAGGGCGTTCCGTCCAGCCATCAAGGAACTCGCTGGATTTCCAGTAGGGTTGCGGGAgctttggttttggtttttggGAGTCTGGTGATGATAGCCTTTGGTCAAATGGTCAAAG GAAGAAACCACAAAGAACGCAAGATGATTAAATGGAGGTGA
- the LOC110900298 gene encoding ankyrin repeat and zinc finger domain-containing protein 1 isoform X1 has translation MEFTSGDRAAVTHSDEHKRRHCSSIFKLPSNFTSSFRFIELLSSSSHQIETTSEKNFTIHTERWTCNTCNYSFDSLHDQRSHFKSDFHRFNIKLSIAGKDTIKEDDHDIISSISGSEDKDNRESGGHDDLSKGLMVSTKQKVSIRLPNGESISFWKCLLLGDNEKIRFEHDLSGPIKDDDTPFVTVREVIEKMLSVINEPRNNTCLRVILLASAGRFAGCVFDGNTVVTHKTFHRYVVRAKAGKKQSAEDAGGNIAHSAGASIRRHNELALTKDIRELLTAWKPYFDLSTAIFIHAPSHNRKQLFNGENPCFRCQKHVIRHIPLTVQRPTFKEAQRLYKILTRISTEPDEEISPVIKEDSTSTLVTENTNNNLEIENLLEDDLVKNVQRVHMSLPLHEAAKAGNAEKVLELLEQGSDPCVIDERGRTAYRLAAGKEVRNTFRHFMALNPDTWDWQAAKVPSPLTKEMEESQNVKQANKDAKRKARAKELKRIHKATKKKAKEGVPSSHQGTRWISSRVAGALVLVFGSLVMIAFGQMVKGRNHKERKMIKWR, from the exons ATGGAGTTTACTTCCGGCGACCGTGCCGCCGTTACCCATTCAGACGAACATAAACGACGGCACTGTTCTTCTATTTTCAAACTCCCGTCAAACTTCACGAGTTCCTTCCGTTTCATTGAATTGCTTTCATCTTCTTCCCACCAAATCGAAACGACGTCGGAGAAGAATTTTACTATTCATACCGAGAGGTGGACGTGTAACACCTGTAATTACAGTTTTGATTCCCTTCATGACCAGCGGTCTCACTTCAAATCAGATTTTCATAGATTCAAT ATAAAGCTAAGTATTGCAGGGAAGGATACTATCAAGGAGGATGATCATGATATTATATCAAGTATATCAGGTTCAGAAGACAAAGATAACAGAGAATCTGGTGGCCATGATGATTTAAGTAAGGGATTGATGGTGAGtacaaaacagaaagtttctATACGTCTGCCAAATGGAGAATCAATTTCATTCTGGAAGTGCTTGCTTTTAGGTGACAATGAGAAAATTCGCTTTGAACATGATTTATCTGGACCCATAAAGGATGACGATACGCCGTTTGTGACAGTGAGGGAAGTGATTGAGAAAATGCTCAGTGTGATCAATGAGCCTAGAAACAATACATGTTTGAGAGTTATCTTGCTTGCTAGCGCTGGTCGTTTTGCTGGTTGTGTCTTTGATGGAAACACTGTTGTCACCCACAAAACATTTCACAG ATATGTAGTAAGGGCAAAAGCTGGTAAGAAGCAATCGGCAGAAGATGCTGGTGGCAATATTGCACATTCTGCAGGAGCTTCAATTCGACGGCACAATGAACTTGCTTTAACCAAG GATATCCGCGAACTACTCACTGCATGGAAGCCGTATTTTGATCTATCTACTGCTATTTTCATTCATGCTCCTTCACACAACCGAAAACAGCTATTTAATGGTGAAAATCCATGCTTTAGATGCCAGAAACATGTTATCAGACACATCCCATTAACAGTTCAAAGGCCAACATTCAAAGAAGCTCAACGGTTATATAAAATATTGACACGAATCTCCACTGAACCAGATGAAGAAATATCACCTGTTATCAAAGAAGATTCAACAAGTACACTTGTCACAGAAAACACAAATAATAACCTGGAAATTGAGAATCTTTTAGAAgatgatcttgttaaaaatgtGCAAAGAGTGCATATGTCATTGCCTTTACATGAAGCAGCAAAAGCTGGAAATGCAGAGAAAGTTCTGGAACTACTAGAACAAGGTTCTGATCCTTGTGTTATAGATGAAAGGGGACGGACTGCTTATAGGCTTGCAGCTGGTAAAGAAGTAAGGAATACGTTTAGACATTTTATGGCGTTGAACCCGGATACGTGGGATTGGCAAGCTGCCAAAGTTCCCAGCCCGTTAACAAAAGAAATGGAAGAATCTCAGAACGTAAAGCAG GCGAATAAGGATGCTAAAAGGAAAGCAAGAGCCAAAGAGCTGAAACGGATACACAAAGCTACAAAAAAGAAGGCTAAG GAGGGCGTTCCGTCCAGCCATCAAGGAACTCGCTGGATTTCCAGTAGGGTTGCGGGAgctttggttttggtttttggGAGTCTGGTGATGATAGCCTTTGGTCAAATGGTCAAAG GAAGAAACCACAAAGAACGCAAGATGATTAAATGGAGGTGA
- the LOC110900298 gene encoding ankyrin repeat and zinc finger domain-containing protein 1 isoform X2: MEFTSGDRAAVTHSDEHKRRHCSSIFKLPSNFTSSFRFIELLSSSSHQIETTSEKNFTIHTERWTCNTCNYSFDSLHDQRSHFKSDFHRFNIKLSIAGKDTIKEDDHDIISSISGSEDKDNRESGGHDDLSKGLMVSTKQKVSIRLPNGESISFWKCLLLGDNEKIRFEHDLSGPIKDDDTPFVTVREVIEKMLSVINEPRNNTCLRVILLASAGRFAGCVFDGNTVVTHKTFHRYVVRAKAGKKQSAEDAGGNIAHSAGASIRRHNELALTKDIRELLTAWKPYFDLSTAIFIHAPSHNRKQLFNGENPCFRCQKHVIRHIPLTVQRPTFKEAQRLYKILTRISTEPDEEISPVIKEDSTSTLVTENTNNNLEIENLLEDDLVKNVQRVHMSLPLHEAAKAGNAEKVLELLEQGSDPCVIDERGRTAYRLAAGKEVRNTFRHFMALNPDTWDWQAAKVPSPLTKEMEESQNVKQANKDAKRKARAKELKRIHKATKKKAKEGVPSSHQGTRWISSRVAGALVLVFGSLVMIAFGQMVKGRWWKKPQRTQDD; the protein is encoded by the exons ATGGAGTTTACTTCCGGCGACCGTGCCGCCGTTACCCATTCAGACGAACATAAACGACGGCACTGTTCTTCTATTTTCAAACTCCCGTCAAACTTCACGAGTTCCTTCCGTTTCATTGAATTGCTTTCATCTTCTTCCCACCAAATCGAAACGACGTCGGAGAAGAATTTTACTATTCATACCGAGAGGTGGACGTGTAACACCTGTAATTACAGTTTTGATTCCCTTCATGACCAGCGGTCTCACTTCAAATCAGATTTTCATAGATTCAAT ATAAAGCTAAGTATTGCAGGGAAGGATACTATCAAGGAGGATGATCATGATATTATATCAAGTATATCAGGTTCAGAAGACAAAGATAACAGAGAATCTGGTGGCCATGATGATTTAAGTAAGGGATTGATGGTGAGtacaaaacagaaagtttctATACGTCTGCCAAATGGAGAATCAATTTCATTCTGGAAGTGCTTGCTTTTAGGTGACAATGAGAAAATTCGCTTTGAACATGATTTATCTGGACCCATAAAGGATGACGATACGCCGTTTGTGACAGTGAGGGAAGTGATTGAGAAAATGCTCAGTGTGATCAATGAGCCTAGAAACAATACATGTTTGAGAGTTATCTTGCTTGCTAGCGCTGGTCGTTTTGCTGGTTGTGTCTTTGATGGAAACACTGTTGTCACCCACAAAACATTTCACAG ATATGTAGTAAGGGCAAAAGCTGGTAAGAAGCAATCGGCAGAAGATGCTGGTGGCAATATTGCACATTCTGCAGGAGCTTCAATTCGACGGCACAATGAACTTGCTTTAACCAAG GATATCCGCGAACTACTCACTGCATGGAAGCCGTATTTTGATCTATCTACTGCTATTTTCATTCATGCTCCTTCACACAACCGAAAACAGCTATTTAATGGTGAAAATCCATGCTTTAGATGCCAGAAACATGTTATCAGACACATCCCATTAACAGTTCAAAGGCCAACATTCAAAGAAGCTCAACGGTTATATAAAATATTGACACGAATCTCCACTGAACCAGATGAAGAAATATCACCTGTTATCAAAGAAGATTCAACAAGTACACTTGTCACAGAAAACACAAATAATAACCTGGAAATTGAGAATCTTTTAGAAgatgatcttgttaaaaatgtGCAAAGAGTGCATATGTCATTGCCTTTACATGAAGCAGCAAAAGCTGGAAATGCAGAGAAAGTTCTGGAACTACTAGAACAAGGTTCTGATCCTTGTGTTATAGATGAAAGGGGACGGACTGCTTATAGGCTTGCAGCTGGTAAAGAAGTAAGGAATACGTTTAGACATTTTATGGCGTTGAACCCGGATACGTGGGATTGGCAAGCTGCCAAAGTTCCCAGCCCGTTAACAAAAGAAATGGAAGAATCTCAGAACGTAAAGCAG GCGAATAAGGATGCTAAAAGGAAAGCAAGAGCCAAAGAGCTGAAACGGATACACAAAGCTACAAAAAAGAAGGCTAAG GAGGGCGTTCCGTCCAGCCATCAAGGAACTCGCTGGATTTCCAGTAGGGTTGCGGGAgctttggttttggtttttggGAGTCTGGTGATGATAGCCTTTGGTCAAATGGTCAAAGGTAGGTGGTG GAAGAAACCACAAAGAACGCAAGATGATTAA
- the LOC110900298 gene encoding ankyrin repeat and zinc finger domain-containing protein 1 isoform X4: protein MEFTSGDRAAVTHSDEHKRRHCSSIFKLPSNFTSSFRFIELLSSSSHQIETTSEKNFTIHTERWTCNTCNYSFDSLHDQRSHFKSDFHRFNIKLSIAGKDTIKEDDHDIISSISGSEDKDNRESGGHDDLSKGLMVSTKQKVSIRLPNGESISFWKCLLLGDNEKIRFEHDLSGPIKDDDTPFVTVREVIEKMLSVINEPRNNTCLRVILLASAGRFAGCVFDGNTVVTHKTFHRYVVRAKAGKKQSAEDAGGNIAHSAGASIRRHNELALTKDIRELLTAWKPYFDLSTAIFIHAPSHNRKQLFNGENPCFRCQKHVIRHIPLTVQRPTFKEAQRLYKILTRISTEPDEEISPVIKEDSTSTLVTENTNNNLEIENLLEDDLVKNVQRVHMSLPLHEAAKAGNAEKVLELLEQGSDPCVIDERGRTAYRLAAGKEVRNTFRHFMALNPDTWDWQAAKVPSPLTKEMEESQNVKQEGVPSSHQGTRWISSRVAGALVLVFGSLVMIAFGQMVKGRWWKKPQRTQDD, encoded by the exons ATGGAGTTTACTTCCGGCGACCGTGCCGCCGTTACCCATTCAGACGAACATAAACGACGGCACTGTTCTTCTATTTTCAAACTCCCGTCAAACTTCACGAGTTCCTTCCGTTTCATTGAATTGCTTTCATCTTCTTCCCACCAAATCGAAACGACGTCGGAGAAGAATTTTACTATTCATACCGAGAGGTGGACGTGTAACACCTGTAATTACAGTTTTGATTCCCTTCATGACCAGCGGTCTCACTTCAAATCAGATTTTCATAGATTCAAT ATAAAGCTAAGTATTGCAGGGAAGGATACTATCAAGGAGGATGATCATGATATTATATCAAGTATATCAGGTTCAGAAGACAAAGATAACAGAGAATCTGGTGGCCATGATGATTTAAGTAAGGGATTGATGGTGAGtacaaaacagaaagtttctATACGTCTGCCAAATGGAGAATCAATTTCATTCTGGAAGTGCTTGCTTTTAGGTGACAATGAGAAAATTCGCTTTGAACATGATTTATCTGGACCCATAAAGGATGACGATACGCCGTTTGTGACAGTGAGGGAAGTGATTGAGAAAATGCTCAGTGTGATCAATGAGCCTAGAAACAATACATGTTTGAGAGTTATCTTGCTTGCTAGCGCTGGTCGTTTTGCTGGTTGTGTCTTTGATGGAAACACTGTTGTCACCCACAAAACATTTCACAG ATATGTAGTAAGGGCAAAAGCTGGTAAGAAGCAATCGGCAGAAGATGCTGGTGGCAATATTGCACATTCTGCAGGAGCTTCAATTCGACGGCACAATGAACTTGCTTTAACCAAG GATATCCGCGAACTACTCACTGCATGGAAGCCGTATTTTGATCTATCTACTGCTATTTTCATTCATGCTCCTTCACACAACCGAAAACAGCTATTTAATGGTGAAAATCCATGCTTTAGATGCCAGAAACATGTTATCAGACACATCCCATTAACAGTTCAAAGGCCAACATTCAAAGAAGCTCAACGGTTATATAAAATATTGACACGAATCTCCACTGAACCAGATGAAGAAATATCACCTGTTATCAAAGAAGATTCAACAAGTACACTTGTCACAGAAAACACAAATAATAACCTGGAAATTGAGAATCTTTTAGAAgatgatcttgttaaaaatgtGCAAAGAGTGCATATGTCATTGCCTTTACATGAAGCAGCAAAAGCTGGAAATGCAGAGAAAGTTCTGGAACTACTAGAACAAGGTTCTGATCCTTGTGTTATAGATGAAAGGGGACGGACTGCTTATAGGCTTGCAGCTGGTAAAGAAGTAAGGAATACGTTTAGACATTTTATGGCGTTGAACCCGGATACGTGGGATTGGCAAGCTGCCAAAGTTCCCAGCCCGTTAACAAAAGAAATGGAAGAATCTCAGAACGTAAAGCAG GAGGGCGTTCCGTCCAGCCATCAAGGAACTCGCTGGATTTCCAGTAGGGTTGCGGGAgctttggttttggtttttggGAGTCTGGTGATGATAGCCTTTGGTCAAATGGTCAAAGGTAGGTGGTG GAAGAAACCACAAAGAACGCAAGATGATTAA